A region of the Lycium barbarum isolate Lr01 chromosome 1, ASM1917538v2, whole genome shotgun sequence genome:
GTGAGAGAGTCCGCTTATCATGTTCTAATAACAAAAGTCACACGCTTAATGTATAAGGATCGGACGTAGTTCTTTGACTGGGATTGACCATGAACGTATACATGTGCTAAATCATAAATTTTATATTCTTGAAATATACCTACTTTCATTTTATCTTGCAGCGTAATACTTTAATTATCATTTTTTTAGTCTCTACATATAACTTAAAGGTGCCGATGAATAGTCAATGTAAAGCATAATTATCGCTATTCTAGCTAGTAATCTTTGGATTCTTTTATTTTAGCGGAATAAATAGAATTTCTAACTATCTATagttatttatatatgtatgtttttCACGAAAAATTACTAAAAATGTTCGACTGCAGTTGAATGATAATAGAAAGAATTTTACTAATTTTATATACACTATCAATGTGTAGAAATTAAACTCTAAAATCTAAATTAAGAACTTGTTGCCTCTACGTAATCCTATCCAACAGACGAACTGAGCTAGATATATAGGTTACATGCATGGCAGCAGACAATAGGAAAACAGTTGTAGTATCAGCCCTTCCATGCAATTGTAGCTCTTTTTACCTAACATTGGGAATTCTAATTAGCCCTGAAAAATCTGCTGGAAATATTAGTAATTATACTAAAATGTTTTAGTTAGCTAGGTTCATTTGTCTTTTCAGTTAGTACTTGTGCATGCTTCATGTTTATGTCACAACTCTGTCATCTTTGTGCCATATGATATTTTGAAGAGTCTAATTTCATTACAACAAGTTAAGTGGTACTAAGTCGAAATCACCAACATAGTTTTCTTGCAAGGATTATTTTTCAAGGCAAAAGTGGAAGATATACACAATAACGCGTATGCAAAAAAGGAtgctgaaaaagaaaattatCAAAAGCAATTGAAGAATATACAAAGACATTATTTAACTTTAAGGGGAATGTTGAAATGTTAACCAAACCTTAAATGCTAAAGTATTTAGGTTCATTTGTCTTCTAAGTTATCCTATTTGTATTATGTAAGTATGACTTTTATGTTACCAAATTCACAGTGGATGTGAATGCATTTAATTAGTGTCTATAGAACTGTTTCTTGCCTTGGCACCTATAAAAATCGCCTTGTAATGTGTTGTTTCGTAGTTTTCTATAGTAATTAGTTATCTCCATTTTCTATCCAGCTTAtgaggttagtttatattttgcaATAAAACCATCCTCTGTCTCTTTTAACTATTAGTACTATGAATATTGATCTATTTCTAATCAGTCTTTGAATTTCCCCAGGTGCTTCTTGTACCCGAAACCTTTTTTTAATCAAGAAAAAGTTAGTTGTAGTGAACCcaagatttgactaagtttcGGACTTTGGGCTTTCTATAAATCTCCAAGTTTCTTTTCATGTGTTTCCTCTTCTTTTTTGCAGACTGATAGACAAACATACACTTAACAAAAGAAAAAGGCCAAGAATGTTGTCCTTAAGTTTTAACAGCTTTATGCTTGTTGTGATTTTCATTTTGCTATCCGTCAAAGATACTGTTGCTCATACTACTCATGACCAAGGTAATAATCATCCCTTTTGTTTTCCCAATTCAATATTTCTATATAATATCTTAATTCAATAAAAAGTTTCCTTCTTGAGAAATTTCAATGTATAGCTCTTTAATATATATACACTCCCTTCTGCATGCAGTTGAACAAAAATTTGGGGTCGATGAAGCTGGAAATCGCATTGCCAAGTCAGGAGAGAAGGTAAAAATGTGCCCTTGTTGTTGTCAATCCTTTAATTCACTATAATTCGTCACATTTCAAGATTAATTATACTCATGTGAGACCTTGTTTTTGCAAATGAGAGTGTGAAAAACTGAATTAAGGGGTTGTAATTGAAATTCCAGGAATTAGTTTCTTATGGTCATGTCCCAGCATCTATTGAAGTAATTGCAGCCGGTGGCAGAATTGGAGGAAGAAAAAGATTGGAAAGCATCATGACTAAGGAAAATTCCAAGAATTCAGTTGCAAGTGCAACATTTTCTGTTGGAAATTTTAACCATAAAGGGAAGGGTAAGTTAAGAATGCAAAGTAAATTGAGTACTACTGGCAGAAGTGTGCAGGTCAATAGAGGTAGTTTATTGGCTTTCAGTGCTGATTATCACATGCCAAAAACACACCCTCCACAGAATAACTGAGCTTTTACACAAGTCTTGAATTATTTGGCCTTtcatcataatatatattgtTGTGGCTGGTGAGAGAGGGAAAACTGTTTTTCCCATTCTCTTAGTTTCTATTTGATATactttagttagatgctcttgcgAAAAGGGATTATATACTTGTATGTATCCAATCGAAAATCTAGCAAAGGTCTATAGAATTTTCATATTTTCATATCTGCTAACTATCTCAAATTGATGGTATTTAATGACTAAATATCTCATATCTGCTAACTATCTCAACAAATGGTCTGCAATTCTGCATCATGTGAATTTTTGTAACCTAAAATTTTTTGGCCAAAATCAAATTGCATTGCATGGTTAACTTAATTTCTTGATGTTGCAATGTACTGTATTCTCTCTTAACAAGAAGACATTCACATGTGACATAGTAAACGTGACCTGTTCATTTTAAATTGCAAAAAAATACTTATATTACCTCTTAAATTTATCTCGAAAAGTCATTTACAACTCTTAACTTTATGGCGTCTCTTTATCCCCTATTCTTATCGCAATTGTAACCAAGATCCTCCTGCATGGTAATGTGGCAAAGTACAGTCATTTTCTTGAAAGCTTATAAAAGACACaaaagcctgtttggatgggcttaaaaaaagcagcttataagccaaaaaaaaaaaaaaattggggtagcccaacttattttttttttgcttataagctactttagataagctaagccaaacgagcccaattatttttttggacttattttaagcacaaaatggcttataaactgaccagccaaacactcaaaaaagctgaaaacagcttcaGCAACTTATAAACTAAGCCAAACGGACTCAAAATTAAGTTAAAGCAACTAAATAAGAATATGAGATAAATGAAGGCACTAAAGTGTAAGGAATGAAGAACATAAGTATTGGGTTCACATGACTCCAGCCTTTTCGACAAAATAAGAAATATATGTGAAAAtcactaaaaaaaaatatattataaattCAGATTATGAACTCATGTTCTCAAAAGTGTAATGAGATCGGTGGGAAGAATCTCTGAAAATAAATTTTGAATCCGTTTGTGCGTAAAATTGAAGTGTAAATTACTTTTTGAGATAAGTTTCCGGGAAAatttatatattttccttttcagtGTTACTATTAATAAATATTAGCATAACGAGCTTCGATTTCCTTTGCgttttcttccccccccccccccccccctccccccctcttGTTTCAGATGCATTAGTATCTAATTTTTTTGAATGATTTTTCATTAGCCTCGGAATTCTTCCAATCCCACTCACAGCTCTGGTAGAGCTGGTATATAGAGTTAAAAAAACAGAAAGTTTACCTTATATGTATATGTCAGTGTTATTTAACTAATTAAGGTAATTTCatctaatcctttttttttttttttttggaaactccAGGAAAACCCGCAGCCGCTACACCCTCTGCCACAGCCTCTGCCCTTCGGGTGAGCACTCTGTGGTGAGCACTGTGTGCGCACTGGGTAAACCCCCCACTGTGAAATAGCCTGCAAACCCCACAGAGGATGTaaaccgcactaggcaagccctgtACGACAGGCTCGACTGAGAAGGCATTAGGGGTGGTTCGATCCCGCGACCTCCCTTAGGGAAGCCTCCCCTCAAACCAACTCAGCCACACCCGAAGGTGCAATTTCATCTAATCCTATTCTGTGTTCCACATTAGATTTGCTATATATGGATAAACTTCACTACATAAAAGTTACTAATTCTATAAAAGGGACGCACACAATTTTATTCCACCTTTGGGTCATtagcacttttgtccctattttgtgctaatctttaatttttgttcctcaaGCCAAACAATTTCTCCTCCGAACATAAATTTATGTTTTTGCATTAtaatatcccacaagttatgTTCTGCGCCTTAAAAAACTGATGCCCCACtaagcataagttcgattttgaacgATAAAAAATAAAGACCCACCCATTTGAAGAAAAACCATGCAATATCTTCAAAAATTTGTggttgg
Encoded here:
- the LOC132623884 gene encoding uncharacterized protein LOC132623884 isoform X1, which produces MRLIDKHTLNKRKRPRMLSLSFNSFMLVVIFILLSVKDTVAHTTHDQVEQKFGVDEAGNRIAKSGEKELVSYGHVPASIEVIAAGGRIGGRKRLESIMTKENSKNSVASATFSVGNFNHKGKGKLRMQSKLSTTGRSVQVNRGSLLAFSADYHMPKTHPPQNN
- the LOC132623884 gene encoding uncharacterized protein LOC132623884 isoform X2, producing the protein MLSLSFNSFMLVVIFILLSVKDTVAHTTHDQVEQKFGVDEAGNRIAKSGEKELVSYGHVPASIEVIAAGGRIGGRKRLESIMTKENSKNSVASATFSVGNFNHKGKGKLRMQSKLSTTGRSVQVNRGSLLAFSADYHMPKTHPPQNN